The Panicum hallii strain FIL2 chromosome 9, PHallii_v3.1, whole genome shotgun sequence genome has a window encoding:
- the LOC112873250 gene encoding cold shock domain-containing protein 4-like, whose amino-acid sequence MSMPPEVTGDELMAQMGGSEGVEPIPHEFGVDSSPVVEIPSPSAAFLRGAGHGPPAVPRVGLSRSRGGQGGVRGGAASRGGHGRGSRGAGRGIGGRSASGAAQGAANALGLGGLGAAPLGGAGLAAAPLGAAGLGAAGATRTNKGGTSGHARISNLPKSDVPGSGKFKKKALQNQDFLREMFGDISNDKTDHWNPMSDNPIIPDSQKDTENIDGAGEEEEEDDLVHDWSYREEEDEEVQEMYDSESDGSEESGDDSAEF is encoded by the exons ATGTCCATGCCACCAGAGGTCACCGGTGATGAGCTGATGGCACAAATGGGCGGATCTGAGGGCGTTGAACCTATTCCCCATGAATTTGGAGTCGATTCATCGCCTGTTGTGGAGATCCCGTCGCCATCTGCGGCTTTTCTCAGAGGAGCTGGCCATGGGCCGCCGGCAGTGCCGAGAGTTGGCCTCTCCCGCAgtaggggcggccagggaggcgTTAGAGGGGGCGCGGCTTCCAGGGGCGGCCATGGACGCGGCAGCAGGGGCGCTGGCAGAGGCATCGGCGGCAGGAGTGCGAGCGGCGCGGCCCAGGGCGCGGCCAACGCGTTGGGGCTCGGCGGCCTAGGTGCGGCCCCCCTCGGCGGTGCCGGCCTAGCTGCAGCCCCTCTGGGCGCTGCTGGCCTGGGCGCAGCAGGGGCGACGCGCACCAACAAGGGAGGCACCAGTGGCCATGCCCGCATCTCTAATCTTCCAAAATCG GACGTGCCGGGTTCTGGAAAATTCAAGAAGAAAGCGCTGCAAAATCAAGACTTCCTTAGAGAAATGTTTGGTGACATTTCTAATGATAAAACTGATCATTGGAACCCGATGAGTGACAATCCTATTATACCCGATAGCCAAAAAGACACTGAAAACATAGATGGagcaggagaggaggaagaggaggacgaTTTGGTGCATGATTGGTCATACAGAGAGGAAGAGGATGAGGAGGTTCAGGAG ATGTATGATAGTGAGAGTGATGGTTCAGAGGAGTCAGGTGATGATAGTGCTGAGTTTTGA